A region from the Diorhabda sublineata isolate icDioSubl1.1 chromosome X, icDioSubl1.1, whole genome shotgun sequence genome encodes:
- the LOC130450746 gene encoding protein scarlet, with product MVSYGEMSREGTSTMFFTNSEIAGSLDEYEALSSSDSMEERQLSHSTISPNSEVTLAWDNLSVHALSKIGGRQQQKMILNEVSGAVKAGSLVAIMGSSGAGKSTLMSALAYRSTADKKIDGKILINGRQLGNYMRILSGYMYQEDLLLPYLTVSEHMNIMANLKLDRRITQLEKKILIKKVLRQLGLLKCIDSRIGGNDDDKLLSGGEKKRLAFATELLTDPQILFCDEPTTGLDSYSAHKLVTMMNEMVMTGKTILCTIHQPSSDIFVMFSQLILVADGRIAYMGSTNNALKFFESLGYTCPSSYNPADLYIKVLSPTSGYRDNCKKTIKRICDQFAVSDYAKEVDIVVQYELHLERFTTLKKLEVRNNFEEISWVSKIAWLTYRWSLEILRNPSLEATRILQRIFIGLIVGFCYIGTETLTQNGIQSVEGIIFMFVSENTFNPMYAVLHEFPLYLPLFLREYKSGLYHPFTYYVSRILSMLPGFLLQPFTFVITAYWLAGLRTTGYAFLMTLSVIILTMNVSSACGIMFSNAFDSVPTALAYLVPFDYVHMITSGVFLKLGSLPTAMAWVKYLSWLMYSTEALNILQWKGVLNITCGNVTEGVSCIKNGTDVLAKYDFTEDDLIIDVCGMLLLLVFFYILGYIFLWRRVRHY from the exons ATGGTGTCATATGGAGAAATGAGTAGAGAAGGAACATCAACTATGTTTTTTACAAACAGTGAAATTGCTGGTTCATTG GATGAATATGAAGCGTTGTCATCATCAGATTCTATGGAAGAAAGACAACTCTCTCATTCTACAATCTCCCCTAATTCAGAAGTAACTTTAGCTTGGGATAACCTTTCAGTTCATGCATTATCCAAAATAGGTGGacgacaacaacaaaaaatgatattaaatgagg tTAGTGGAGCAGTCAAGGCTGGGAGTTTAGTGGCCATAATGGGATCGAG TGGAGCTGGAAAGAGCACGTTAATGTCGGCTTTGGCCTATCGTTCAACAG CTGATAAAAAAATCGacggaaaaattttaataaatggtCGTCAACTTGGTAATTACATGAGGATTTTGAGTGGATATATGTATCAAGAGGATCTGTTGTTACCGTATCTCACTGTTTCAGAGCACATGAATATTATG gCGAATTTAAAATTAGACAGACGAATAACAcaactcgaaaaaaaaatattgataaagaaaGTTCTCCGACAGCTTGGTTTATTGAAATGTATAGACAGTAGAATAGGTGGTAACGACGATGACAAGTTACTGTCGGGCGGAGAAAAAAAGCGACTAGCGTTTGCCACCGAA TTATTAACAGATCCACAAATCTTATTTTGCGACGAGCCGACAACAGGTCTGGATTCGTATTCGGCTCACAAATTAGTAACAATGATGAATGAAATGGTTATGACGGGTAAAACTATATTGTGTACAATTCACCAACCTTCATCGGATATTTTTGTGATGTTTAGCCAGCTTATTTTAGTTGCTGATGGAAGAATAGCCTACATGGGATCAACTAATAATgccttgaaattttttgaaag ctTGGGATATACTTGTCCAAGCTCTTACAACCCAGCCGATCTTTATATTAAAGTTTTATCCCCGACATCAGGATACAGAGACAACTGTAAAAAAACCATCAAAAGAATATGTGATCAATTTGCAGTTAGCGATTATGCTAAAGAAGTTGATATCGTGGTTCAATATGAACTGCATTTGGAAAGATTTACAACT CTTAAAAAACTGGAAGTTCGTAATAATTT CGAAGAAATAAGTTGGGTGTCAAAAATTGCATGGTTAACGTATAGATGGTCGTTGGAAATTTTAAGAAACCCCTCATTAGAAGCCACGCGCATACTTCAAAGAATT tttATAGGTTTGATTGTAGGTTTTTGCTATATTGGAACAGAAACTTTAACTCAAAACGGCATTCAATCTGTCGAAGgaattattttcatgtttgttaGTGAAAATACATTCAACCCAATGTATGCAGTCTTACACGAGTTTCCTTTGTATTTACCGTTGTTTTTGAGAGAATATAAGTCTGGGTTATATCATCCTTTCACTTATTATGTTTCCAGGATTTTGTCAATG CTGCCAGGATTCCTATTACAGCCCTTTACTTTCGTAATTACTGCTTACTGGTTAGCAGGACTTCGAACAACTGGATACGCCTTTCTAATGACGTTATCTGTGATCATCCTTACTATGAATGTATCTTCGGCATGTG GCATCATGTTTTCCAACGCTTTTGATTCTGTTCCAACAGCTTTAGCTTATTTGGTTCCATTTGATTACGTCCACATGATAACTTCTGGTGTTTTCCTAAAACTGGG ttctttgcCTACTGCCATGGCTTGGGTGAAATATCTTTCGTGGCTTATGTATTCGACTGAAGCATTAAACATTTTACAATGGAAAGGAGTTTTGAATATAA CCTGTGGTAACGTTACAGAAGGAGTATCATGTATTAAAAATGGAACGGATGTATTGGCAAAATACGATTTTACTGAAGATGATCTAATAATTGATGTATGTGGAATGTTGCTATTGCtagtatttttctatattttaggTTACATTTTTTTATGGAGGCGTGTACGTcactattaa
- the LOC130451197 gene encoding zinc finger protein neuro-d4-like, which translates to MVRTYPDKTWLCPDCKTCEICIQTSKAGQLIMCSRCGDAYHPNCYESTIPEKNVRNENWECFNCLKSVEVKGPLNSEALQF; encoded by the exons ATGGTGAGGACTTATCCAGATAAAACATGGCTTTGCCCTGACTGCAAAACATGTGAGATTTGTATTCAAACGTCAAAGGCA GGCCAATTAATCATGTGCTCACGATGTGGTGATGCCTACCACCCTAACTGTTATGAATCAACGATTCCAGAGAAAAATGTACGCAATGAGAATTGGGAATGTTtcaactgtctgaaatcagtTGAAGTTAAAG GTCCACTTAATTCTGAGGCTTTACAATTCTAG